In bacterium, one DNA window encodes the following:
- a CDS encoding ABC transporter ATP-binding protein — SGLTVLLTEHDMSVVFGLAQHLTVVAAGRVLATGEPEEVRARADVRDVYLGHGDDGHGDDGHGDDGD; from the coding sequence TTCCGGCCTGACCGTCCTGCTCACCGAGCACGACATGAGCGTGGTCTTCGGCCTGGCGCAGCACTTGACGGTGGTCGCCGCCGGCCGGGTCCTGGCCACCGGGGAACCGGAGGAGGTCCGTGCGCGTGCCGACGTGCGCGATGTCTACCTGGGACACGGCGATGACGGACACGGCGATGACGGACACGGCGATGACGGCGACTGA